In Camelina sativa cultivar DH55 unplaced genomic scaffold, Cs unpScaffold03774, whole genome shotgun sequence, the genomic window ATTAAATCGTAAATCCTTTAGTTCAGGTAGTGAAACATCTTCTGAACTCTCTGACAATGGCAAGAGTGACAATTATAGCTCAGCTTCGGCTTCAGAAAGTGAATCGGACATCCGTTCAGAAGGTCGATCACAGGACTTGCGCGTCGAAAGATACTTCACAGCAGATGAATCCTTTGATTCTGTGACCGAAGAGCGTGAATGGGGTGCACGTATGACCAAAGCTAGTCTTGTACCACCCGTTACTAGGAAATATGAAGTGATTGAAAAGTATGCAATTGTCGCGGATGAGGAAGAAGTGCAACGTAAGATGCGGGTTTCTTTGCCAGAGGATTATGGTGAGAAGCTTAATGCACAAAGAAATGGCATTGAAGAGTTAGATATGGAACTTCCTGAA contains:
- the LOC109131733 gene encoding histone-lysine N-methyltransferase ATXR3-like → YGRDELMKSWQDGSGLSSASKYNKKLSKTVTEKKYMSRTGDTFGVNGASEYGEYASDREIKRRLSKLNRKSFSSGSETSSELSDNGKSDNYSSASASESESDIRSEGRSQDLRVERYFTADESFDSVTEEREWGARMTKASLVPPVTRKYEVIEKYAIVADEEEVQRKMRVSLPEDYGEKLNAQRNGIEELDMELPEVKEYKPRKSLGDEVLEQEVYGIDPYTHNLLLDSMPGDLDWSLQDK